CTGGCGCGGACCGATGCTGGCCAAGGCCCTCGACGAGTTCCTCGGCAACGTAGCCTGGGGCGAGCTCGACTACCTGATCGTGGACCTGCCGCCCGGCACCGGCGACGTGCAGCTCTCCCTTTGCCAGAAGCTCGCCCTCACGGGCGCGGTGATCGTCTCGACGCCGCAGGACGTGGCGCTCCAGGTGGCGCAGAAGGCGATCACCCTCTTCGAGATGCTGAAGACGCCCGTGCTCGGCATCGTCGAGAACATGAGCTTCTACACCTGCCCGCACTGCGGCGAGCGCGACGACATCTTCGGCAACGGGGGCACGAAGCGCGCGGCCGAGGCGATGGGCCTGGCCTTCCTCGGCGAGCTGCCCCTGGCCACGAGCATCCGCGAGCGGGGCGACCGCGGCCTGCCTAGCGCCCTCGACGGCGAGAGTCCGCAGGGCCGGGCCTTCCGCGCCGTGGCCGAGCAGGTGGCCGCGCAGATCAGCATCCGCACGCTGAAGGGCGAGCTGGGTGGGGAGATCAAGCTGAGCTTCTAGGAGGCGGCATGAGCGCAGACCTTCGCAGCACGCCGCGTGAGATCGCGCGGGCCGGCGCGCACGATGTCGCGATCGACTGGGCGGACGGGCACCGCAGCGTCTACCCCGCGCGGCTGCTGCGGCTCTCTTGCCGCTGCGCGGCCTGCGTGGACGAGGTGAGCGGCGCGCCGCTGCTCGACCCGGTCGGCGTGCCGGAGGGCGTGCATCCCGTGAAGCTCGCCCTCGTGGGTCACTATGCCGTGCAGCCCGTCTTCAGCGACGGGCACGCGACGGGGATCTTCACCTTCGAGCACCTGCGCGCGATCTGCCCCTGCCCGGACTGCGCCAGCCCCGGTTCGCGGTAGGGGTTCCGCCGCTCACCGAGCCGGCCTGGCCCGCGCCCCAGGCCCCTCGACAAGCGCGCTCCCAAGGTCAGCAGTTGCGGACTCTCGAAAGTAGCCTGCGTTCACCTTTCCCGGGGCGTCAGACCCTCCAAACATGCTAAAATGACCCGGTATCGCTCCGGCCTGCGGCCGCAGGTCAGGCTCGTGTCCTGCCCCATGGGAGGGATCCATGAAGCGTCTTCAGATCGTCCTGGCCGCTGCGCTGATC
The bacterium DNA segment above includes these coding regions:
- a CDS encoding Mrp/NBP35 family ATP-binding protein; amino-acid sequence: GVGLMDADIYGPSVPAILGITETPQVVSGHIVPVLKHGVKVISMGFFIEEKQAVVWRGPMLAKALDEFLGNVAWGELDYLIVDLPPGTGDVQLSLCQKLALTGAVIVSTPQDVALQVAQKAITLFEMLKTPVLGIVENMSFYTCPHCGERDDIFGNGGTKRAAEAMGLAFLGELPLATSIRERGDRGLPSALDGESPQGRAFRAVAEQVAAQISIRTLKGELGGEIKLSF
- a CDS encoding DUF971 domain-containing protein, which encodes MSADLRSTPREIARAGAHDVAIDWADGHRSVYPARLLRLSCRCAACVDEVSGAPLLDPVGVPEGVHPVKLALVGHYAVQPVFSDGHATGIFTFEHLRAICPCPDCASPGSR